A segment of the Romboutsia sp. 13368 genome:
NNNNNNNNNNNNNNNNNNNNNNNNNNNNNNNNNNNNNNNNNNNNNNNNNNNNNNNNNNNNNNNNNNNNNNNNNNNNNNNNNNNNNNNNNNNNNNNNNNNNNNNNNNNNNNNNNNNNNNNNNNNNNNNNNNNNNNNNNNNNNNNNNNNNNNNNNNNNNNNNNNNNNNNNNNNNNNNNNNNNNNNNNNNNNNNNNNNNNNNNNNNNNNNNNNNNNNNNNNNNNNNNNNNNNNNNNNNNNNNNNNNNNNNNNNNNNNNNNNNNNNNNNNNNNNNNNNNNNNNNNNNNNNNNNNNNNNNNNNNNNNNNNNNNNNNNNNNNNNNNNNNNNNNNNNNNNNNNNNNNNNNNNNNNNNNNNNNNNNNNNNNNNNNNNNNNNNNNNNNNNNNNNNNNNNNNNNNNNNNNNNNNNNNNNNNNNNNNNNNNNNNNNNNNNNNNNNNNNNNNNNNNNNNNNNNNNNNNNNNNNNNNNNNNNNNNNNNNNNNNNNNNNNNNNNNNNNNNNNNNNNNNNNNNNNNNNNNNNNNNNNNNNNNNNNNNNNNNNNNNNNNNNNNNNNNNNNNNNNNNNNNNNNNNNNNNNNNNNNNNNNNNNNNNNNNNNNNNNNNNNNNNNNNNNNNNNNNNNNNNNNNNNNNNNNNNNNNNNNNNNNNNNNNNNNNNNNNNNNNNNNNNNNNNNNNNNNNNNNNNNNNNNNNNNNNNNNNNNNNNNNNNNNNNNNNNNNNNNNNNNNNNNNNNNNNNNNNNNNNNNNNNNNNNNNNNNNNNNNNNNNNNNNNNNNNNNNNNNNNNNNNNNNNNNNNNNNNNNNNNNNNNNNNNNNNNNNNNNNNNNNNNNNNNNNNNNNNNNNNNNNNNNNNNNNNNNNNNNNNNNNNNNNNNNNNNNNNNNNNNNNNNNNNNNNNNNNNNNNNNNNNNNNNNNNNNNNNNNNNNNNNNNNNNNNNNNNNNNNNNNNNNNNNNNNNNNNNNNNNNNNNNNNNNNNNNNNNNNNNNNNNNNNNNNNNNNNNNNNNNNNNNNNNNNNNNNNNNNNNNNNNNNNNNNNNNNNNNNNNNNNNNNNNNNNNNNNNNNNNNNNNNNNNNNNNNNNNNNNNNNNNNNNNNNNNNNNNNNNNNNNNNNNNNNNNNNNNNNNNNNNNNNNNNNNNNNNNNNNNNNNNNNNNNNNNNNNNNNNNNNNNNNNNNNNNNNNNNNNNNNNNNNNNNNNNNNNNNNNNNNNNNNNNNNNNNNNNNNNNNNNNNNNNNNNNNNNNNNNNNNNNNNNNNNNNNNNNNNNNNNNNNNNNNNNNNNNNNNNNNNNNNNNNNNNNNNNNNNNNNNNNNNNNNNNNNNNNNNNNNNNNNNNNNNNNNNNNNNNNNNNNNNNNNNNNNNNNNNNNNNNNNNNNNNNNNNNNNNNNNNNNNNNNNNNNNNNNNNNNNNNNNNNNNNNNNNNNNNNNNNNNNNNNNNNNNNNNNNNNNNNNNNNNNNNNNNNNNNNNNNNNNNNNNNNNNNNNNNNNNNNNNNNNNNNNNNNNNNNNNNNNNNNNNNNNNNNNNNNNNNNNNNNNNNNNNNNNNNNNNNNNNNNNNNNNNNNNNNNNNNNNNNNNNNNNNNNNNNNNNNNNNNNNNNNNNNNNNNNNNNNNNNNNNNNNNNNNNNNNNNNNNNNNNNNNNNNNNNNNNNNNNNNNNNNNNNNNNNNNNNNNNNNNNNNNNNNNNNNNNNNNNNNNNNNNNNNNNNNNNNNNNNNNNNNNNNNNNNNNNNNNNNNNNNNNNNNNNNNNNNNNNNNNNNNNNNNNNNNNNNNNNNNNNNNNNNNNNNNNNNNNNNNNNNNNNNNNNNNNNNNNNNNNNNNNNNNNNNNNNNNNNNNNNNNNNNNNNNNNNNNNNNNNNNNNNNNNNNNNNNNNNNNNNNNNNNNNNNNNNNNNNNNNNNNNNNNNNNNNNNNNNNNNNNNNNNNNNNNNNNNNNNNNNNNNNNNNNNNNNNNNNNNNNNNNNNNNNNNNNNNNNNNNNNNNNNNNNNNNNNNNNNNNNNNNNNNNNNNNNNNNNNNNNNNNNNNNNNNNNNNNNNNNNNNNNNNNNNNNNNNNNNNNNNNNNNNNNNNNNNNNNNNNNNNNNNNNNNNNNNNNNNNNNNNNNNNNNNNNNNNNNNNNNNNNNNNNNNNNNNNNNNNNNNNNNNNNNNNNNNNNNNNNNNNNNNNNNNNNNNNNNNNNNNNNNNNNNNNNNNNNNNNNNNNNNNNNNNNNNNNNNNNNNNNNNNNNNNNNNNNNNNNNNNNNNNNNNNNNNNNNNNNNNNNNNNNNNNNNNNNNNNNNNNNNNNNNNNNNNNNNNNNNNNNNNNNNNNNNNNNNNNNNNNNNNNNNNNNNNNNNNNNNNNNNNNNNNNNNNNNNNNNNNNNNNNNNNNNNNNNNNNNNNNNNNNNNNNNNNNNNNNNNNNNNNNNNNNNNNNNNNNNNNNNNNNNNNNNNNNNNNNNNNNNNNNNNNNNNNNNNNNNNNNNNNNNNNNNNNNNNNNNNNNNNNNNNNNNNNNNNNNNNNNNNNNNNNNNNNNNNNNNNNNNNNNNNNNNNNNNNNNNNNNNNNNNNNNNNNNNNNNNNNNNNNNNNNNNNNNNNNNNNNNNNNNNNNNNNNNNNNNNNNNNNNNNNNNNNNNNNNNNNNNNNNNNNNNNNNNNNNNNNNNNNNNNNNNNNNNNNNNNNNNNNNNNNNNNNNNNNNNNNNNNNNNNNNNNNNNNNNNNNNNNNNNNNNNNNNNNNNNNNNNNNNNNNNNNNNNNNNNNNNNNNNNNNNNNNNNNNNNNNNNNNNNNNNNNNNNNNNNNNNNNNNNNNNNNNNNNNNNNNNNNNNNNNNNNNNNNNNNNNNNNNNNNNNNNNNNNNNNNNNNNNNNNNNNNNNNNNCTGTAATATGACAATTACAAAATTACATAGGTATTACAAGGGGGATAAAAATGWATAATTCAAAAGRGGTAAAACCATTTGGGTTTAAAGACAAATTAGGGTACTTGCTTGGAGATTTAGGAAACGATTTCTCATTTTTATTTGCAAGTTCATTCCTAATGTTATTTTACACTAAGGTTTGGGGAGTACCAGCATCAATAGTTGGTATATTATTCTTAGTATCGAGATTTTTAGATGCTTTTACAGATATTGGTATGGGGACAATTATCGATAAGTCTGCACCTACAAAAGATGGTAAGTTTAGACCTTGGATAAAAAGAGTTGCAGGTCCAATATCTATCATGAGTTTCTTAATGTTCCAATCAGGTTTAGCAGGAGCTTCAATGACTGTTAAAATAATTGTTATGTTTGTAACATATATATTATGGGGTTCTTTCTGTTATACAGCTATAAATATACCTTATGGTTCAATGGCATCAGCTATAACTGATGTACCTGAAGAAAGAGCTGTTCTTTCAACTTGGAGAAGTATGGGGGCAAATGTTGCTAGCGTTATCGTAAATAGCTTTGTACCATTATTTATTTATTATACAGATGCTAGTGGTAACCAACTTGTAAACGGAACTAACTTTACAATAATAGCTGGAATATTCTCACTATGTTCTTTCATATGTTATATGGGATGTTTCAAATTAACTACTGAACGTGTTAAATTTGAAAAGAAAGATAATAGTGGTAAAAAAGAAAAAGTTTCTTTCTTTAAGAATTTTGGTTTAATCTTAAAAAATAGAGCATTATTAGCAATGATAGGATGTAGTATAGTATTATTACTTAGCCAATTAACAGTATCTACTATGAATCAATACTTATATGCAGATTACTTCAAAAATATAGGTGCATTATCAATTTATAGTGCTGCTGCACTTCCAATAAGTTTAGTATTAGTTACTTTCTTAGCTAAATTATCTGGTAAAATTGGTAAAAAAGAAATCGGTACAGCAGCAATGGTACTTGCAGGTTCATTATATCTTGTAGCATTCTTCTTAAGAGTAACAAATCCATGGGTATATGTTGCTATAACAGTTACAGCTACAGTAGGAACTACTGCATTTAATATGCTTATATGGGCTAATATAACAGATATAATAGACTACCAAGAAGTATTAACTGGAAAAAGAGATGATGCTACTATATATGGTGTTTATTCATTCTCTAGAAAAATAGGTCAAGCGCTAGCTGGTGGACTTGGTGGATTTATATTAACATTTATAGGTTATAATTCAGCTTCTGCTACTCAAACAGTTGCTGTAACAGAATCTATATACACAGTATCAACTATATTCCCAGGTATTTGCTATATATCTATAGGTTTAATACTTGCATTTGCTTATCCATTAAGCAAAAAAGTAGTTGAAGAAAATTCAAAAAAATTAGCAAAAGTTCGTAAAACAGCTTAATTATATATTGTTAAATTTTAAAATCGACTAGGCTTAAGTTTAGTCGATTTTTTATATCTTATTTTATCTTTTTTTAGATTATTATTTTTATTTATTTTGTAATAAAGTATATTGTCTATACTCTACTAGGATTTTTTCTAATAATAAAAATACTATATAATTATAGATTTATTATATAGTATNNNNNNNNNNNNNNNNNNNNNNNATTTGGCTTGCTGCAGAGTTCTTTCTAAAGTAATGTACTTCAGGATCTCCATCTTTTACTTTTGTTTTAAAGTAAAATCCTGTAGAGTAATCAGAATCTTTTGAAATACTATCAGATAATATTCCTTCTCTATTAATTACATCTTCAATATAATTACCAAATACATCTTTTCCTAATCTTGTTATATAAGATACTTTATGACCTAATCTTGAAAGTCCCATACTAACATTTAGCTCTGCTCCAGCAATTCCTTTTGAAAAGTTTTCTATATCTGTAAAATCACCTTCATTTTCAGCAATGAATACAATCATAGCTTCTCCAAGAGTAATTAATTCTTTGTTCATTTTATTTTCTCCTAAATACAAATATTACRCTAAAGMTTYAACTGGACACTTAACTTTATTTAACTTATCATTTAAGTCAAGTAACTGTTCTTTTGTAACTTCTACATGTCCAGCACCAAGAAGACTTGTTAATCTAAGAACTGTAAAGCTTCCCATCATTTTTATTAAACTATCTAATCCGCTTCCATCATCTTCTTTTTTATCTTCTCCAACTTCATCTGCACCCATCATACCTGCCATTAAAGGTTTCATAAAGTCAGTAAATATTTTTCCTGCTTCTTCAGATTTCATTATGTCATCTATTTTATCATTAAGAGAATAATGACCTTCTATTATATCTAAATCGAACCAGTTTAATATAGCTCCTTTTTCTTTTAAACGGTAATCTTCATTGAATACTTCTACCTTACGTATAAAGCTGTTATCTTTACACTCACCAGCTATAGCTTCTAAAGTAGTTTCTCCCATATTTGGTACTTCGAAATAGAAGAAGTGTTCTGGTGAAGATTGTTTTCCAAGGCTTACACCATTTGCAAATAATTCTACTTCTGGTTGGTTTGAGTAAACAGTAACTTTTGTAGTTTCTTCTACTCTATCAACATATCTCTTACCACATATATGTACAAATGGCTCATCAGATAACCAAGCTTTGTAAGCATAGAAAGCATCTTTTTTATATTTACGGTCAAATGTAACTAAACCTTTATGGTTTTGTCCATTTTCTCCACCTTCATTACGTGAATCTGCTCCAAAGTCAAACATATTCCATACATGTGTTGCCCACATATATTTTCTTGAGAAGAATTGCTTTATTAATTCTTCGTGATAGTATGCTTGATATTCTTCTGTATAATCACCTTGTTCTGGATTTGAAGTATGCCAGTTTAATGCTTCACATCCGTATTCACTACACCCTATTGGTATATTTGGATATTTTGCATGGAATTCATCGAACCAAGTACCATTCATAGATGTATCCCCTCCATACCATCCAAAGTAGTGGTTGTATGATACTACATCAGGTATTTGTACATATGGGTCATCCATACTACACATAGATACACAAGCTATTGTTGTAAGTCTTGTTTTATCCATTTCATGTACTAAATCATTTAATATTCTGTGATTTTCTCTTAAATCTTCACTAGATTCTCCTGACATAGTTATTTCATTTGATAATCCCCATACAACTATAGATGGATGGTTGTAGTTTTGAGTTATTAATTCCTTCATTTGAGATATTGTATTTTCTCTACCATTTGGCATATGTGTAGATATGTATGGTATTTCTGCCCAAATTACCATACCTCTCTCATCACATAAATCGTAGAAGTATTGGTCATGTTGGTAATGAGCAAGACGTATTGTAGTTGCTCCTAATTCACATATCATATCCATATCTTCTTCATGATGTTCAGGTAGTAATGCATTACCTATTCCCCATCTATCTTGATGACGAGAAACCCCTCTTAGAGGATATTCTTCACCATTTAATATGAATCCTAATT
Coding sequences within it:
- a CDS encoding PfkB family carbohydrate kinase — encoded protein: MNKELITLGEAMIVFIAENEGDFTDIENFSKGIAGAELNVSMGLSRLGHKVSYITRLGKDVFGNYIEDVINREGILSDSISKDSDYSTGFYFKTKVKDGDPEVHYFRKNSAASQ
- a CDS encoding MFS transporter; its protein translation is MXNSKXVKPFGFKDKLGYLLGDLGNDFSFLFASSFLMLFYTKVWGVPASIVGILFLVSRFLDAFTDIGMGTIIDKSAPTKDGKFRPWIKRVAGPISIMSFLMFQSGLAGASMTVKIIVMFVTYILWGSFCYTAINIPYGSMASAITDVPEERAVLSTWRSMGANVASVIVNSFVPLFIYYTDASGNQLVNGTNFTIIAGIFSLCSFICYMGCFKLTTERVKFEKKDNSGKKEKVSFFKNFGLILKNRALLAMIGCSIVLLLSQLTVSTMNQYLYADYFKNIGALSIYSAAALPISLVLVTFLAKLSGKIGKKEIGTAAMVLAGSLYLVAFFLRVTNPWVYVAITVTATVGTTAFNMLIWANITDIIDYQEVLTGKRDDATIYGVYSFSRKIGQALAGGLGGFILTFIGYNSASATQTVAVTESIYTVSTIFPGICYISIGLILAFAYPLSKKVVEENSKKLAKVRKTA
- a CDS encoding glycoside hydrolase family 2 protein; its protein translation is MRQVYNFNTKWAFSKEATEAPKVMPEKWYWVSLPHTWNDIDGQDGGNDLYRGTAYYAKELEKMDLPKADKYYLEFNGANSSATVYVNGKELAHHDGGYSTWRVDITDVLEDKNLFVVEVDNSANDRVYPQNADFTFYGGLYRNVNILAVNESHFDLEYYGGPGIKVTPEVADKNATVEVEVFLTNAKENQKLNYILKDREGNIVGQKETNASETKVSFEIENVHLWHGKKDPYLYSAEVYLKQDDEVLDNVSTRFGCRTFKIDPELGFILNGEEYPLRGVSRHQDRWGIGNALLPEHHEEDMDMICELGATTIRLAHYQHDQYFYDLCDERGMVIWAEIPYISTHMPNGRENTISQMKELITQNYNHPSIVVWGLSNEITMSGESSEDLRENHRILNDLVHEMDKTRLTTIACVSMCSMDDPYVQIPDVVSYNHYFGWYGGDTSMNGTWFDEFHAKYPNIPIGCSEYGCEALNWHTSNPEQGDYTEEYQAYYHEELIKQFFSRKYMWATHVWNMFDFGADSRNEGGENGQNHKGLVTFDRKYKKDAFYAYKAWLSDEPFVHICGKRYVDRVEETTKVTVYSNQPEVELFANGVSLGKQSSPEHFFYFEVPNMGETTLEAIAGECKDNSFIRKVEVFNEDYRLKEKGAILNWFDLDIIEGHYSLNDKIDDIMKSEEAGKIFTDFMKPLMAGMMGADEVGEDKKEDDGSGLDSLIKMMGSFTVLRLTSLLGAGHVEVTKEQLLDLNDKLNKVKCPVXXLX